In Cyanobium sp. AMD-g, one genomic interval encodes:
- a CDS encoding thylakoid membrane photosystem I accumulation factor translates to MSRDARPPLPRSRSRPLAGLWALLLTVVLGLLWAPGEAAASLENDRYDGNIFALYAGNGSLVPPRSSLAQSLAEHRVAVIVYYLDDSSVSKQFSPVVSELQRVWGNAVDLIPLVTDPLQNRPDGGVADPAHYWDGLIPQVVVIDGSGRVVFDRHGQVSVDAINAAVSEATGIPMAPGSGNSATLSFNELNSEVVASR, encoded by the coding sequence ATGAGCCGAGACGCCCGCCCCCCCTTGCCCCGTTCGCGCTCCCGGCCCCTCGCCGGCCTCTGGGCCCTGCTGCTGACCGTGGTGCTGGGGTTGCTCTGGGCCCCGGGCGAGGCGGCAGCCAGCCTTGAGAACGACCGCTACGACGGCAACATCTTCGCCCTCTACGCCGGCAACGGCTCCCTGGTTCCGCCCCGCAGCAGCCTGGCCCAGTCCCTGGCGGAGCATCGGGTGGCGGTGATCGTCTACTACCTCGACGACAGCAGCGTCAGCAAACAGTTCTCGCCGGTGGTGTCGGAGCTGCAGCGGGTCTGGGGCAACGCCGTCGACCTGATCCCCCTGGTCACCGATCCGCTCCAGAACCGGCCCGATGGTGGCGTGGCCGATCCGGCCCACTACTGGGATGGCCTGATCCCCCAGGTGGTGGTGATCGACGGCTCAGGCCGCGTCGTCTTCGATCGCCATGGTCAGGTGAGCGTCGATGCCATCAACGCCGCCGTCAGCGAGGCCACCGGCATCCCGATGGCCCCTGGCTCGGGCAACAGCGCCACCTTGAGCTTCAACGAACTCAACAGCGAAGTGGTGGCGTCCCGCTGA
- the fumC gene encoding class II fumarate hydratase produces MMPATRTETDSLGPVEVPAEHYWGAQTQRSLRNFPFGAPMPIAVVQAFGQLKAACAEVNAARGVLPDHLAALIVAAAEEVSGGRLDAEFPLRVWQTGSGTQTNMNVNEVIANRAIAAAGGVLGSKVPVHPNDHVNLSQSSNDTFPTAMHMAVAIELQQRLIPSLEALIAALREKAEAYAGLIKIGRTHLQDAVPLSLGQEFGGYASQLELGLAGLRATLPQVLQLAIGGTAVGTGLNAPAGFGEAVAQRLAERVGLPFTSAPDKFQALAGQEGLAAAHGALTVLAGSLMKIANDIRWLASGPRCGLGELVLPENEPGSSIMPGKVNPTQCESLTMVAVQVMGNNTAVQMAASQGNFELNVFKPLIAHNLLESIDLLAGSCGTFREFCIEGLRADVAHIEAQRDRSLMLVTALTPAIGYDRACAIARHAHQHRLSLREAALVLGEISGEEFDRWVRPEQMV; encoded by the coding sequence CTGATGCCGGCCACCCGCACCGAAACCGACAGCCTCGGCCCGGTGGAGGTGCCGGCTGAGCACTACTGGGGCGCCCAGACCCAGCGATCGCTGCGGAACTTCCCTTTTGGCGCACCGATGCCGATCGCGGTGGTGCAGGCCTTCGGCCAGCTCAAGGCCGCCTGCGCCGAGGTGAACGCCGCCCGGGGCGTGCTCCCCGACCACCTGGCGGCCCTGATCGTGGCGGCAGCGGAGGAGGTGAGCGGGGGCCGGCTCGATGCCGAGTTCCCGCTGAGGGTCTGGCAGACCGGATCGGGCACCCAGACCAACATGAACGTCAACGAGGTGATCGCCAACCGGGCCATCGCCGCCGCCGGTGGCGTGCTGGGCAGCAAGGTGCCGGTCCACCCGAACGACCACGTCAACCTCAGCCAGTCGAGCAACGACACCTTCCCGACCGCGATGCACATGGCGGTGGCGATTGAACTGCAGCAGCGCCTGATCCCCAGCCTGGAGGCGCTGATCGCCGCCCTGCGCGAGAAGGCGGAGGCCTACGCGGGCCTGATCAAGATCGGTCGCACCCACCTGCAGGATGCGGTGCCCCTCAGCCTGGGCCAGGAGTTCGGTGGCTACGCCTCCCAGCTGGAACTGGGCCTGGCCGGCCTGCGCGCCACCCTGCCCCAGGTGCTGCAGCTGGCCATCGGCGGCACGGCCGTGGGCACCGGGCTCAATGCCCCGGCCGGCTTCGGCGAGGCGGTGGCCCAGCGGTTGGCGGAACGGGTGGGCCTGCCGTTCACCAGTGCCCCCGACAAGTTCCAGGCCCTGGCGGGCCAGGAGGGGCTGGCGGCAGCCCACGGGGCGCTCACCGTGCTGGCGGGCAGCCTGATGAAGATCGCCAACGACATCCGCTGGCTGGCGAGCGGGCCCCGCTGCGGCCTCGGCGAACTGGTGCTGCCGGAGAACGAGCCGGGCTCCAGCATCATGCCCGGCAAGGTGAATCCCACCCAGTGCGAGAGCCTCACCATGGTGGCCGTGCAGGTGATGGGCAACAACACCGCCGTCCAGATGGCCGCCAGTCAGGGGAACTTCGAGCTGAATGTGTTCAAGCCCCTGATCGCCCACAACCTGCTGGAGAGCATCGACCTGCTGGCGGGCAGTTGCGGCACGTTCCGGGAATTCTGCATCGAAGGGCTGCGGGCGGATGTGGCGCACATCGAAGCCCAGCGCGACCGCAGCCTGATGCTGGTGACGGCCCTCACGCCGGCGATCGGCTACGACCGGGCCTGCGCCATCGCCCGCCACGCCCACCAGCACCGGCTCAGCCTGCGTGAGGCGGCCCTGGTGCTGGGGGAGATCAGCGGTGAGGAGTTCGATCGCTGGGTCAGGCCCGAGCAGATGGTCTGA
- a CDS encoding F420-0:Gamma-glutamyl ligase, translating into MPFPVSFLLVLLLLLGLGLVVLELRHRLRPASPLQLLPGAFQVRRRAQGLEITGEIRIRNPHPRMEVMVPEITLVPTVLGRSDASQVRHELHITPLHPDEEARPDGYWAAYIVKGRKTTAAHIRLNLTGPAGVDLESVLDTLWMDIHWVNYGPFGRLQRRQGILMPLQKPQPGDPAAPGWREGEGCRVLPVRTHLLGVLDDSLDVLRRYTDGLLQPGDVLTIGETPLAVIQGRYHHPSTVEPSFLARLLCRVFHPTSSLATACGLQSLIDVSGPARVLGAWLVGTALKLVGSKGWFYRLAGEQARLIDDITGTTPPYDQTIVLGPEAPAAWCEQMAAALGVAVAVVDVNDLGRVKVLAASNGTDEALLMRALRPNPAGNANERTPLVLVRPA; encoded by the coding sequence TTGCCGTTCCCCGTTTCCTTCCTGCTGGTTCTGCTGCTGCTCCTCGGCCTGGGGCTAGTGGTGCTCGAACTGCGTCATCGCCTGCGGCCCGCCTCCCCCCTGCAGTTGCTGCCCGGTGCCTTCCAGGTGCGGCGCCGGGCCCAGGGCCTGGAGATCACCGGCGAGATCCGCATCCGCAACCCCCACCCCCGCATGGAGGTGATGGTGCCGGAGATCACGCTGGTGCCCACCGTGCTGGGTCGCAGTGATGCGAGTCAGGTGCGCCATGAGCTGCACATCACTCCGCTGCACCCCGACGAGGAAGCCCGCCCCGACGGTTACTGGGCCGCCTACATCGTCAAGGGGCGCAAGACCACCGCCGCCCACATCCGTCTGAACCTCACCGGTCCCGCCGGCGTGGATCTCGAAAGCGTGCTCGACACCCTCTGGATGGACATCCACTGGGTGAACTACGGACCTTTCGGACGGCTGCAGCGCCGCCAGGGGATCCTGATGCCCCTGCAGAAGCCGCAACCGGGTGATCCGGCCGCCCCCGGCTGGCGCGAGGGGGAGGGCTGCCGCGTGTTGCCGGTGCGCACCCACCTGCTCGGGGTGCTCGACGATTCCCTGGACGTGCTGCGGCGCTATACCGACGGCCTGCTGCAGCCCGGCGATGTGCTCACCATCGGGGAGACCCCCCTGGCGGTGATCCAGGGGCGCTACCACCACCCCTCAACGGTGGAGCCCTCCTTCCTGGCCCGTCTGCTGTGTCGGGTGTTCCACCCCACCAGCTCCCTGGCCACCGCCTGCGGCCTGCAGAGCCTGATCGACGTGTCAGGCCCGGCACGGGTGCTGGGGGCCTGGCTGGTGGGCACCGCCCTGAAGCTGGTGGGCAGCAAGGGCTGGTTTTATCGGCTGGCCGGGGAGCAGGCTCGCCTGATCGACGACATCACCGGCACCACGCCTCCCTATGACCAGACGATCGTTCTTGGTCCTGAGGCGCCGGCGGCCTGGTGCGAACAGATGGCGGCGGCCCTCGGGGTGGCCGTCGCGGTGGTGGATGTGAACGACCTGGGGCGGGTGAAGGTGCTGGCCGCCAGCAACGGCACCGACGAGGCCCTGCTGATGCGGGCCCTGCGTCCCAACCCCGCCGGCAATGCCAACGAGCGCACCCCCCTCGTGCTGGTGCGTCCCGCGTAG
- a CDS encoding PhoH family protein has product MRKTFVLDTNVLLHDPQALNRFEDNQVVVPIEVVEEIDRFKRDPSEKGRNARQVSRLLDQLREKGNLAEGVPINGNSGGILKVVFCRSETLRQLPPELKAGNGDNNILAVALEQRLQEVVGGQAPVVLVTKDTNLRIKADAVGLIAQDYTTDKVDMADLYPGFCERWMGAELMDQVKAGDGLPADAIPEQPVPVAPLQANEGVTLVDLAQPAHTLLARYNGRTGTLQPLQKSAKAKMGRIQPRNREQAFALDLLLDPAVALVTLVGKAGTGKTLLALAAGLHQVADEHLYERLLVTRPVISLGKEMGFLPGDLEEKMAPWMQPIVDNLDFLLGGEDPQPARGSHRAPRSNWSDLKGMGLLEVEAISYIRGRSIPRQFMVVDEAQNLTPHEVKTIVTRVGEGTKIVLTGDPYQIDNPYVDAESNGLTWLVERFKGQLLSGHITLMRGERSELAELAANLL; this is encoded by the coding sequence ATGCGCAAGACCTTCGTGCTCGACACCAATGTGCTGCTGCATGACCCCCAGGCCCTGAACCGCTTCGAAGACAACCAGGTGGTGGTGCCGATCGAAGTGGTCGAGGAGATCGACCGCTTCAAGCGGGACCCCTCCGAAAAGGGCCGCAACGCCCGTCAGGTGTCCCGCCTGCTCGACCAGTTGCGCGAGAAAGGCAACCTGGCCGAGGGCGTGCCGATCAATGGCAACAGCGGCGGCATCTTGAAGGTGGTGTTCTGCCGCAGTGAGACCCTGCGCCAGCTGCCCCCCGAGCTGAAGGCGGGCAACGGCGACAACAACATCCTGGCCGTGGCCCTGGAGCAGCGCCTGCAGGAGGTGGTGGGTGGGCAGGCGCCGGTGGTGCTCGTCACCAAGGACACCAACCTGCGCATCAAGGCCGATGCGGTGGGCCTGATCGCCCAGGACTACACCACCGACAAGGTGGACATGGCCGACCTCTACCCGGGGTTCTGCGAGCGCTGGATGGGCGCCGAGCTGATGGATCAGGTGAAGGCCGGTGACGGCCTGCCGGCGGACGCCATCCCGGAGCAGCCGGTTCCGGTGGCGCCCCTGCAGGCGAACGAGGGAGTGACCCTGGTGGACCTGGCCCAGCCGGCCCACACTCTGCTGGCCCGCTACAACGGCCGCACCGGGACCTTGCAACCGCTGCAGAAGTCAGCCAAGGCCAAGATGGGTCGCATTCAGCCCCGCAACCGGGAGCAGGCCTTCGCCCTTGATCTGCTGCTCGATCCGGCGGTGGCCCTGGTGACCCTGGTGGGCAAGGCCGGCACCGGCAAGACCCTGCTCGCCCTGGCGGCGGGTCTGCACCAGGTGGCCGATGAGCACCTCTACGAACGCCTGCTGGTGACGCGTCCGGTGATTTCCCTGGGCAAGGAGATGGGCTTCCTGCCCGGGGATCTCGAGGAGAAGATGGCCCCCTGGATGCAACCGATCGTCGACAATCTCGACTTCCTGCTCGGTGGCGAGGACCCCCAGCCCGCCCGGGGCAGCCACCGGGCGCCGCGCAGCAACTGGAGCGACCTCAAGGGCATGGGCCTCCTGGAAGTGGAGGCGATCAGCTACATCCGCGGCCGCTCAATCCCCCGCCAGTTCATGGTGGTGGATGAGGCCCAGAATCTCACCCCCCATGAAGTCAAGACGATCGTCACCCGGGTAGGTGAGGGCACCAAGATCGTGCTCACCGGCGACCCCTACCAGATCGATAATCCCTACGTGGATGCGGAGAGCAACGGGCTCACCTGGCTAGTGGAACGCTTCAAGGGCCAGCTGCTTTCGGGCCACATCACCCTGATGCGGGGGGAACGCTCCGAACTGGCGGAACTGGCAGCCAATCTGCTCTGA
- a CDS encoding type IV pilin protein, producing the protein MIPSLPFPPGRPSVRSDQSAWLRTQIHRLAFPRPSPTIFRGSSGFTLLELMIVVGIVGILSAVVLPQYRRTLALAEASSSILETVSFAEQCAVAHKSGIPVSVTLPSGGFPRNCNGSTARQMISRRWSGDATGALCLGVRSAGNHRRANIIVYVDGSMTCSFMP; encoded by the coding sequence ATGATTCCCTCCCTTCCTTTTCCCCCCGGGCGTCCATCTGTTCGATCCGACCAATCGGCCTGGTTACGGACCCAAATCCATCGGTTGGCCTTTCCCAGGCCGAGCCCAACGATCTTCCGTGGATCGTCTGGGTTCACGCTATTGGAACTCATGATTGTGGTCGGCATTGTCGGGATTCTCAGCGCTGTCGTGCTTCCCCAGTACCGCCGCACATTGGCCCTGGCCGAAGCCTCAAGCAGCATCCTGGAAACGGTTTCGTTCGCCGAACAGTGCGCCGTGGCTCACAAGTCTGGAATACCAGTCAGTGTGACTCTTCCCTCTGGTGGTTTCCCAAGGAACTGTAATGGTTCCACAGCCAGGCAGATGATCAGTCGTCGCTGGTCCGGCGACGCTACCGGAGCTCTGTGCCTGGGTGTGCGATCCGCTGGAAATCACCGTCGTGCCAACATCATTGTCTATGTTGATGGATCCATGACATGTTCCTTCATGCCTTGA